The Neobacillus sp. OS1-2 genome includes a window with the following:
- a CDS encoding sensor domain-containing diguanylate cyclase: protein MKVNPTVKKIAFVIWFLMVPAGLWFTYKTYPPHLSDNWVDLLAFLLLTTVVAVMPIVINDVFIFVIQWVALATFLRFGLFVEILYAQFAVIALLLKLKVLQKGQLFRLPLNLIMFFLVSFFSGLIYYLLGGQVRPNLSGVPHSLWLAVIYIVLYYSLNQIIISFNLYVIYKSKEPYFGKDFFVETITTLITFPIGFVLYILYNQVGLLAIIFVGVPFVSLSIIFNLYYSSEKINEYLQKAAEIGHQMAERLQVDDVVNLFIQKLCEMLPVDYAYILEVSDNELKLIRHIEAGEVSINELPAFKKDDGIIGTTWSKQKAVFYTARMQWRGIPMNYIPGDVESILCVPIVKSQNVIGVLLLASKRKRAYEKYQLMIVDILCSYFAVAMENAKHYERTKMQSERCALTKLYNYRYFEKVLNEEFERLTTFERNMLSLIILDIDHFKQINDTYGHQSGNEILYELANRLDKLIANRGTVARYGGEEFVVLIPDVTKEDALHMAELIRQSIANWPFTLQQSMDQKQQQVKITVSIGVATAPENAEDALALIRHADRALYVGAKRAGRNRVAEYSSC from the coding sequence ATGAAGGTAAACCCTACGGTGAAAAAAATTGCTTTTGTAATTTGGTTTTTAATGGTTCCAGCAGGATTGTGGTTTACCTATAAAACATACCCTCCTCATCTATCTGATAATTGGGTCGACTTGTTGGCATTCCTACTGCTCACAACTGTCGTTGCGGTTATGCCAATTGTTATCAATGATGTGTTTATATTTGTTATCCAATGGGTGGCCCTTGCAACATTTTTACGATTTGGGTTATTTGTTGAAATTCTTTATGCCCAGTTTGCCGTCATTGCCTTACTACTTAAGCTAAAGGTTCTTCAAAAAGGGCAGCTATTCCGTTTGCCGCTTAATCTGATAATGTTCTTTCTCGTTTCTTTTTTTAGCGGGTTAATCTATTATTTACTCGGCGGTCAGGTCCGCCCTAATCTATCCGGAGTTCCCCATTCACTTTGGCTTGCAGTCATATACATTGTTTTATATTATTCCTTAAATCAAATCATCATATCCTTTAACCTTTATGTTATTTATAAGAGTAAAGAGCCGTATTTTGGGAAGGACTTTTTTGTCGAAACTATTACTACATTAATTACTTTTCCAATTGGTTTTGTATTATATATTCTTTATAACCAAGTGGGATTATTGGCCATTATATTTGTCGGTGTTCCATTTGTAAGCCTGTCGATCATTTTTAACCTCTATTATTCGAGTGAAAAAATAAATGAATATTTACAAAAGGCAGCTGAAATTGGTCATCAGATGGCCGAACGTTTGCAGGTTGATGATGTCGTAAACCTTTTTATCCAAAAACTTTGTGAAATGCTCCCGGTTGATTATGCCTATATACTAGAAGTAAGTGATAATGAGCTGAAATTAATCCGTCATATAGAAGCCGGTGAGGTTAGCATAAATGAACTGCCAGCATTTAAAAAAGACGATGGCATAATTGGTACAACCTGGTCTAAACAAAAAGCTGTATTTTATACTGCAAGAATGCAATGGCGTGGGATCCCGATGAATTACATCCCTGGCGACGTAGAAAGTATTTTATGTGTTCCAATAGTAAAAAGTCAGAACGTTATTGGGGTGTTGTTACTCGCTTCGAAACGAAAACGAGCATATGAGAAATATCAACTCATGATTGTTGATATTTTATGTTCATACTTTGCGGTGGCCATGGAAAACGCCAAGCATTATGAACGAACGAAAATGCAAAGTGAGCGCTGTGCTTTAACAAAACTTTATAACTATCGATATTTTGAAAAGGTGTTAAACGAGGAATTTGAAAGACTGACTACTTTCGAGCGGAACATGTTGTCCTTGATTATTCTTGATATTGATCACTTTAAACAAATTAATGATACGTATGGTCATCAAAGCGGAAATGAAATTCTTTATGAGCTTGCAAACAGGCTCGATAAGTTAATTGCCAATCGCGGCACAGTTGCCCGATATGGCGGTGAAGAATTCGTTGTTCTCATACCTGACGTAACAAAAGAGGATGCCCTCCATATGGCTGAACTAATCAGACAGTCGATTGCCAACTGGCCATTTACCCTGCAACAATCCATGGATCAGAAACAGCAGCAGGTGAAGATAACCGTTTCTATTGGTGTTGCAACAGCACCAGAAAATGCCGAGGATGCCCTTGCCTTGATTCGACATGCCGACAGGGCCCTTTATGTCGGGGCAAAGCGAGCAGGAAGGAATCGGGTGGCGGAGTATTCATCTTGTTAA
- a CDS encoding folylpolyglutamate synthase/dihydrofolate synthase family protein, whose amino-acid sequence MFTTYQEALNWIHARLRLGIKPGLKRMERMMERLDNPENKIKAVHIGGTNGKGSTVTFLRSILQAGGYTVGTFTSPYIEQFNERISVNGNPISDEELLQLANVIRPLADELEETELGGPTEFEVITAMAFYFFAMIKKVDIVIFEVGLGGRFDSTNIIQPLVSIITNIGLDHTNILGNTYEEIAFEKAGIIKEKTPIYTAVKHMGALKVIEEQADKKSAPITRLNHEFTLSGHESLARGEQFTLETQPQPLKQLEISMIGQHQTENAALAVLSAQYLNEKGYFAVTEQSIRAGLKQAYWPGRFEVLSENPLVIIDGAHNDEGITALTKELSSRYSDRYIKIVFAALKDKKLDEMISKLDQIANQITFVSFDFSRAASAEELLKLSGSENKLAVENWQSFLLEEIQDLEASDILVITGSLYFISEAKPYLSKYLKNNAISL is encoded by the coding sequence ATGTTTACTACATATCAAGAAGCCCTAAACTGGATCCATGCTAGGCTACGATTAGGCATTAAACCTGGTTTAAAACGGATGGAGCGGATGATGGAGCGGCTAGACAATCCTGAGAACAAAATCAAAGCGGTCCATATTGGCGGAACAAATGGCAAAGGCTCAACTGTCACCTTTTTACGCTCCATCCTCCAAGCAGGGGGATATACAGTCGGTACATTTACTTCACCATATATAGAACAGTTTAATGAGCGGATTAGTGTCAACGGGAATCCAATTAGTGATGAGGAATTATTGCAGCTAGCAAATGTCATTCGTCCGTTGGCAGATGAATTAGAGGAAACCGAATTGGGGGGCCCAACCGAGTTCGAAGTCATTACCGCCATGGCATTCTATTTTTTTGCGATGATAAAAAAGGTTGATATTGTCATTTTTGAAGTAGGTCTTGGCGGACGATTTGATTCGACAAATATTATTCAGCCACTTGTCTCTATCATTACAAATATTGGACTCGACCATACCAACATTCTAGGAAACACCTATGAGGAAATTGCTTTTGAAAAAGCCGGAATTATTAAAGAGAAGACCCCCATTTATACAGCGGTCAAACACATGGGCGCTCTAAAGGTAATTGAGGAGCAAGCGGATAAAAAGTCAGCACCAATTACTAGATTAAATCATGAATTTACATTAAGTGGACATGAATCGCTTGCTAGAGGTGAGCAGTTCACACTAGAAACACAGCCGCAACCCCTAAAACAACTTGAGATCAGTATGATTGGTCAGCATCAAACCGAAAATGCAGCTCTGGCCGTTTTATCTGCTCAGTATTTGAATGAGAAGGGCTATTTCGCGGTCACGGAGCAATCCATTCGAGCAGGATTAAAACAAGCCTATTGGCCTGGGAGATTTGAAGTTCTATCAGAAAATCCGCTCGTCATTATTGATGGTGCCCATAATGACGAAGGAATAACGGCATTAACCAAGGAACTATCATCACGCTACAGTGATCGGTATATCAAAATTGTATTTGCAGCTCTAAAGGATAAAAAACTAGATGAAATGATTAGCAAGCTTGATCAAATCGCGAATCAGATTACTTTTGTCAGTTTTGATTTTTCACGTGCGGCTAGTGCAGAGGAGTTGCTTAAGCTTAGCGGTTCCGAAAACAAACTAGCAGTGGAAAACTGGCAATCCTTTCTTCTTGAAGAAATTCAGGATCTAGAAGCTTCTGATATCCTTGTCATCACAGGTTCTCTTTATTTTATTTCTGAAGCAAAACCATATTTAAGCAAATATTTGAAAAATAATGCAATTTCATTGTGA
- a CDS encoding valine--tRNA ligase: METKELTMPTKYDPQSIEKGRYDWWLQGKFFEAKDDEGKEPYTIVIPPPNVTGKLHLGHAWDTTLQDILTRMKRMQGYDVLWLPGMDHAGIATQAKVEEKLRSEGKSRYDLGREKFVEETWKWKEEYASHIRQQWSKLGLGLDYSRERFTLDEGLSDAVKEVFVTLYKKGLIYRGEYIINWDPSTKTAISDIEVIYKDVQGAFYHLRYPLADGSGHIEIATTRPETMLGDTAVAVHPEDDRYKHLIGKTVILPIVGREIPIVGDDYVDMDFGSGAVKITPAHDPNDFEVGNRHNLERVLVMNEDGSMNAKAGKYQGLDRFACRKQIVKDLQELGVLFKIEDHLHSVGHSERSGAVVEPYLSTQWFVKMQPLADEAIALQDKENKVNFVPDRFEKTYLRWMENIRDWCISRQLWWGHRIPAWYHKETGEVYVGFEAPADEENWNQDNDVLDTWFSSALWPFSTMGWPNQEAADYKRYFPTDALVTGYDIIFFWVSRMIFQSIEFTGDRPFKDVLIHGLVRDEQGRKMSKSLGNGVDPMDVIEKYGADALRYFLSTGSSPGQDLRFSFEKVESTWNFANKIWNASRFALMNMDGMTYDEIDFSGEKSVADKWILTRLNETIEHVTKLSERYEFGEVGRALYNFIWDDFCDWYIEMAKLPLYGEDEAAKKTTRSILAHVLDNTMRLLHPFMPFITEEIWQNLPHKGESITTAAWPVVNPELSNDQAAGEMKLHMEMIRAVRNIRAEVNTPMSKKIKMLVKAKDEAILKAIENNRSYIERFCNPEELQMGVDIEAPEKAMTAVVTGLEIILPLEGLINIDEEIARLEKEYDKLNKEVDRVQKKLSNEGFMKKAPDSVVAEERAKEQDYLEKRSIVEARIKELRG; this comes from the coding sequence ATGGAAACAAAAGAATTAACCATGCCGACCAAATACGATCCGCAATCGATTGAAAAGGGTCGTTATGACTGGTGGTTACAAGGTAAGTTTTTCGAGGCAAAAGATGATGAAGGCAAAGAGCCATATACAATTGTAATCCCACCGCCAAATGTTACCGGTAAACTGCATCTTGGCCATGCATGGGATACAACACTTCAAGATATCCTAACGCGCATGAAACGGATGCAAGGCTATGATGTACTATGGCTTCCAGGAATGGATCACGCCGGAATTGCTACACAAGCAAAGGTTGAAGAAAAGCTTCGCAGCGAAGGCAAAAGTCGTTACGATTTAGGTCGTGAAAAATTCGTTGAGGAAACATGGAAGTGGAAGGAAGAATATGCATCCCACATCCGTCAGCAATGGTCAAAGCTAGGTCTCGGCCTTGATTACAGCCGCGAGCGTTTTACCCTTGACGAAGGCTTATCAGACGCTGTTAAGGAAGTATTCGTCACCCTTTATAAAAAAGGCCTTATCTACCGCGGGGAGTATATTATTAACTGGGATCCTTCGACAAAAACAGCTATATCTGATATTGAAGTCATTTACAAGGATGTTCAAGGTGCCTTTTATCACCTAAGATACCCATTGGCAGATGGCAGCGGCCACATTGAAATTGCAACCACTCGTCCGGAAACAATGCTTGGTGATACGGCTGTTGCGGTACATCCGGAAGATGACCGTTACAAGCACCTCATCGGAAAAACGGTAATTCTGCCAATCGTTGGCCGCGAAATCCCAATCGTGGGCGACGATTATGTGGATATGGATTTTGGCTCAGGTGCCGTAAAAATTACGCCTGCACACGACCCGAATGACTTTGAAGTCGGTAACCGCCATAATCTTGAGCGTGTACTTGTCATGAACGAGGACGGCTCGATGAATGCTAAGGCAGGTAAATATCAAGGACTAGACCGTTTTGCATGTCGTAAGCAAATCGTTAAAGACCTTCAAGAACTAGGTGTTCTTTTCAAAATAGAAGATCATTTGCATTCTGTTGGCCACTCTGAACGCAGTGGTGCAGTTGTTGAGCCATACCTTTCAACACAATGGTTTGTAAAAATGCAGCCACTTGCAGATGAAGCGATTGCCTTGCAAGACAAAGAAAATAAAGTAAACTTTGTTCCGGACCGTTTTGAAAAAACGTATTTACGCTGGATGGAAAATATCCGTGACTGGTGTATTTCAAGACAGCTATGGTGGGGTCACCGGATTCCTGCTTGGTACCACAAGGAAACGGGAGAAGTTTATGTTGGCTTTGAAGCACCAGCAGATGAAGAAAATTGGAACCAGGACAATGATGTTTTAGATACATGGTTCAGCTCAGCGTTATGGCCTTTTTCAACAATGGGTTGGCCAAATCAAGAAGCGGCTGATTACAAACGTTATTTTCCTACAGACGCATTGGTAACAGGTTACGATATCATCTTTTTCTGGGTATCACGAATGATTTTCCAAAGTATTGAATTTACTGGCGACCGTCCATTCAAAGATGTTCTTATTCATGGTCTCGTTCGTGATGAACAAGGACGTAAGATGAGTAAATCACTTGGAAATGGTGTTGACCCAATGGATGTCATCGAAAAATATGGTGCCGATGCCTTAAGATACTTCCTCTCAACGGGAAGCTCACCAGGCCAGGATTTACGCTTTAGTTTTGAAAAAGTAGAATCAACTTGGAACTTCGCTAATAAGATTTGGAATGCTTCCCGTTTCGCGTTAATGAATATGGATGGCATGACATATGATGAAATTGATTTTAGCGGTGAAAAGTCTGTTGCGGATAAGTGGATTTTAACTCGCTTAAACGAAACGATTGAGCACGTGACAAAACTTTCAGAGCGTTATGAATTTGGTGAAGTGGGTCGTGCCTTATACAACTTTATCTGGGATGACTTCTGTGATTGGTATATCGAAATGGCGAAGCTTCCACTGTACGGAGAAGATGAAGCAGCGAAGAAAACAACCCGTTCTATTCTAGCACATGTTTTAGATAACACAATGCGCTTGCTGCATCCGTTCATGCCATTCATTACCGAGGAAATTTGGCAGAACCTTCCTCACAAGGGTGAGTCGATCACAACTGCCGCATGGCCGGTAGTAAATCCAGAACTATCCAATGACCAGGCAGCCGGGGAAATGAAGCTTCACATGGAAATGATTCGCGCTGTACGCAATATCCGTGCAGAGGTAAATACGCCAATGAGCAAGAAAATCAAAATGTTAGTTAAGGCGAAGGATGAAGCCATTCTAAAAGCTATTGAAAACAATCGAAGCTATATTGAACGCTTCTGTAATCCGGAAGAATTGCAAATGGGTGTAGATATTGAAGCACCTGAAAAAGCAATGACCGCTGTAGTGACAGGCTTAGAAATCATCTTGCCGCTTGAAGGATTAATTAATATCGATGAAGAAATTGCCCGACTTGAAAAAGAATATGATAAATTAAATAAAGAGGTAGACAGAGTTCAAAAGAAATTAAGCAATGAAGGCTTCATGAAAAAAGCACCTGACAGTGTGGTTGCCGAAGAACGTGCCAAAGAGCAGGATTATCTCGAAAAGAGAAGCATTGTCGAGGCTCGAATTAAAGAATTAAGAGGATAA
- the ysxE gene encoding spore coat protein YsxE has translation MSDSNRLESVSPILKNYLVEPYFVEDYGIVQKIYSNKGTFALKKISPNTGTDFIRHVHLLYQKGFNRIVPIYPTMDGRYAVLHENNLYYLMPWMPNDQKEDREHKSQQLFRELARLHTLSAKEITVSQEERTEHYEKTIQQLEKHQEFLDGFMDECEKRTYMSPFELLYCLYYNEISQALRFSKTKFEEWYETTKENDKARMVITHGKLSSEHFLYDDRGYGFFINFENARYGSPIHDLLPFLSRALNTSPKRNDTALDWVYHYFKYFPYKEDEKLLFNSYLALPIPIMQVAESYYRKPRPKNEMKFVRQLQHRYWHLKNSEYIVMRMTEIENQQKQAKEGAQPQ, from the coding sequence ATGAGTGACTCGAACCGGTTAGAATCTGTTTCACCCATTTTAAAAAATTACCTTGTCGAGCCTTATTTTGTTGAGGATTACGGCATTGTCCAAAAGATTTACTCGAACAAAGGAACCTTTGCATTAAAAAAAATCTCCCCCAATACCGGGACGGATTTTATCCGTCATGTTCACCTTCTATACCAAAAGGGGTTTAACAGGATTGTCCCGATTTACCCGACGATGGATGGTAGGTATGCGGTTTTACATGAAAACAATCTTTATTATCTTATGCCGTGGATGCCGAACGATCAGAAGGAAGATCGGGAACACAAAAGCCAGCAGCTTTTTCGAGAATTAGCAAGGCTTCATACTCTGTCGGCTAAAGAAATCACGGTCAGCCAAGAAGAACGAACAGAGCATTATGAAAAAACGATTCAACAGCTCGAAAAACATCAAGAATTTCTTGACGGCTTCATGGATGAATGTGAGAAAAGAACATATATGTCACCGTTTGAATTGCTATACTGCTTATATTACAACGAAATAAGCCAGGCATTGCGTTTTTCAAAAACAAAATTTGAAGAATGGTACGAGACCACAAAAGAAAATGACAAGGCTCGGATGGTGATTACGCACGGAAAATTGTCATCGGAGCATTTTCTCTATGATGATCGGGGGTATGGCTTTTTCATTAATTTTGAAAATGCCCGGTACGGCTCACCGATTCATGATCTCCTTCCCTTTTTATCACGGGCCCTAAATACCAGTCCAAAACGGAATGATACCGCCCTTGACTGGGTATACCATTATTTTAAATACTTTCCCTATAAAGAGGATGAGAAATTATTATTTAACAGCTATTTAGCACTGCCTATTCCCATCATGCAAGTGGCTGAAAGCTATTATCGCAAACCGCGACCAAAGAATGAAATGAAATTTGTACGCCAGCTGCAGCACCGTTATTGGCATTTGAAAAATTCTGAGTATATCGTGATGAGGATGACGGAAATCGAAAACCAGCAGAAGCAGGCAAAAGAAGGAGCCCAGCCGCAGTAG
- the spoVID gene encoding stage VI sporulation protein D, whose amino-acid sequence MSQENQSCLRFSLEESLWFRKGQEVEELISISLDPDITIQENDQYVTIRGSLELTGEYKSYEASDVSEDEGFTSQKFVERVAEREEEGSCEFSHRFPVDITIPNNRIQSIYDIDVLVESFDYSLPERSCLKLSAELTISGLYGQEQQQQQEEEPEYEVLHRSNTEHEEEVEVEQPAVQSTFQENFLFEAEARKQQEKEEPVEVLPKFPTFNYQPQVEFDEEEEEEVYEPVWNLQEARSEGSKEPVLEIVEEEVVVEVEPEEHHHYGKKHKVEEESSSSSSSDDMIKKVKKKLSGKKKKMTLTEFFARKDENTGQTKLKVCIVQKGDTVDTLADRYDVTVQNLLRINNLELNQDVYEGQVLYIPGALAKK is encoded by the coding sequence TTGTCCCAGGAGAATCAATCGTGCCTGCGATTTTCCTTGGAGGAGTCGCTGTGGTTTAGAAAAGGACAGGAAGTCGAAGAGCTTATTTCGATTTCCCTAGACCCCGACATCACCATCCAGGAAAACGATCAGTACGTAACCATACGAGGTTCGCTGGAACTCACCGGCGAATATAAAAGTTACGAAGCTAGCGATGTAAGCGAAGATGAAGGATTTACCTCACAGAAATTTGTCGAGAGGGTAGCAGAACGCGAAGAAGAGGGAAGCTGTGAGTTTTCCCATCGATTCCCTGTCGATATCACGATTCCGAATAATCGGATTCAAAGCATTTATGATATCGACGTCCTTGTAGAATCATTTGATTATTCCTTACCTGAACGAAGTTGCTTGAAGTTATCTGCTGAACTGACCATCAGTGGTCTGTACGGACAAGAACAACAACAGCAACAGGAAGAAGAACCGGAATATGAAGTGCTTCACCGCTCCAATACTGAACACGAAGAGGAAGTAGAAGTGGAACAGCCAGCTGTTCAAAGCACTTTCCAAGAAAACTTTTTATTTGAAGCGGAAGCAAGAAAACAGCAGGAAAAAGAAGAACCTGTTGAAGTGTTGCCGAAATTCCCGACTTTCAACTACCAGCCGCAGGTAGAATTTGATGAAGAAGAGGAAGAAGAAGTTTATGAGCCTGTCTGGAACCTCCAAGAAGCGAGGAGTGAGGGCAGCAAAGAACCTGTGCTGGAAATAGTTGAGGAAGAAGTTGTGGTGGAAGTTGAGCCGGAGGAACATCATCATTATGGAAAAAAACATAAGGTTGAAGAAGAAAGTTCTTCCTCGTCCTCTTCGGATGATATGATCAAAAAGGTAAAGAAAAAGCTTTCCGGTAAAAAGAAGAAGATGACACTAACAGAGTTTTTTGCAAGGAAGGACGAAAATACAGGCCAAACAAAATTAAAGGTATGTATCGTGCAAAAGGGGGACACGGTCGATACTCTGGCCGACCGCTATGATGTTACGGTTCAGAACCTCCTTCGCATCAATAATCTGGAACTGAATCAAGACGTCTACGAAGGTCAAGTATTATATATTCCCGGGGCCCTTGCGAAAAAGTAA
- the hemL gene encoding glutamate-1-semialdehyde 2,1-aminomutase has translation MRSYTKSIEAFKEAQNLMPGGVNSPVRAFKSVGMSPIFMERGKGSKVYDIDGNEYIDYVLSWGPLILGHSNDRVVEALKKTAENGTSFGAPTLLENKLAQLVIERVPSIEVVRMVNSGTEATMSALRLARGYTGRNKILKFEGCYHGHGDSLLIKAGSGVATLGLPDSPGVPEGIAKNTITVPYNDLESVKYAFEQFGDDIACIIVEPVAGNMGLVPPLPGFLEGLREMTTTNGSLLIFDEVMTGFRVGYNCAQGYFNITPDITCLGKVIGGGLPVGAYGGKAEIMQQIAPSGPIYQAGTLSGNPLAMTAGLETLSQLTPDHYKEFIRKGDLLQKGFEAAAEKYDIPITFNRAGSMIGFFFTNEAVINYEKAKTSNLEFFAAYYREMANQGVFLPPSQFEGLFLSTEHSDVDIEKTIKAAEVAFSKLK, from the coding sequence ATGCGTTCGTATACGAAATCGATTGAAGCATTTAAAGAAGCCCAAAACCTAATGCCAGGTGGCGTAAACAGCCCCGTACGCGCTTTTAAATCCGTTGGTATGAGCCCGATTTTTATGGAAAGAGGCAAAGGTTCAAAAGTTTACGATATTGATGGCAATGAGTATATTGATTATGTACTTTCATGGGGTCCACTCATTCTTGGACACTCTAACGACCGTGTTGTCGAAGCTTTGAAAAAAACGGCTGAAAACGGTACAAGCTTTGGTGCTCCAACATTGTTAGAAAACAAATTGGCCCAGCTTGTGATTGAACGTGTGCCATCCATTGAAGTAGTGCGGATGGTTAACTCAGGAACAGAGGCAACGATGAGTGCCCTTCGTTTGGCAAGAGGCTATACTGGCCGTAACAAAATTTTAAAATTTGAAGGCTGCTACCATGGCCACGGTGATTCCTTATTGATTAAAGCGGGTTCAGGTGTGGCCACACTTGGTTTGCCGGACAGCCCCGGGGTCCCAGAAGGCATTGCCAAAAATACCATCACAGTGCCATATAATGACCTTGAAAGTGTCAAATATGCATTTGAACAATTTGGCGATGATATCGCTTGTATCATCGTTGAACCAGTTGCTGGTAACATGGGTCTAGTCCCGCCGCTTCCAGGCTTCCTAGAAGGTTTACGTGAAATGACTACCACAAACGGTTCATTGCTCATTTTTGATGAAGTCATGACCGGTTTCCGTGTCGGTTACAATTGCGCACAAGGCTATTTTAATATAACTCCTGATATTACCTGTCTTGGAAAAGTAATCGGCGGCGGTCTTCCTGTTGGTGCATACGGTGGGAAGGCAGAAATCATGCAGCAAATCGCGCCAAGCGGTCCGATTTACCAAGCGGGTACCCTTTCAGGCAACCCTTTGGCGATGACGGCTGGGCTAGAAACACTTAGCCAGTTAACACCAGATCACTACAAGGAGTTTATCCGTAAAGGTGACTTGCTTCAAAAAGGCTTTGAGGCGGCTGCTGAAAAATATGATATTCCCATTACCTTTAACCGTGCCGGGTCTATGATTGGTTTCTTCTTTACGAACGAAGCTGTTATTAACTATGAAAAAGCCAAGACCTCTAATTTGGAATTCTTTGCAGCCTATTACCGCGAAATGGCCAACCAAGGGGTATTCTTACCACCTTCACAGTTCGAAGGCCTATTCCTATCCACGGAGCATTCTGATGTGGATATTGAAAAGACTATTAAAGCAGCCGAGGTTGCTTTTTCGAAGCTTAAATAA
- the hemB gene encoding porphobilinogen synthase, which translates to MELQFSRHRRLRSSANMRALVRENHLRAEDFIYPLFIYEGENIRNEVSSMPGVFQVSMDNLKEEMDDIVAHGIKSVLLFGIPKTKDACGEQAYHDHGIVQVATRYIKENYPEIIVVADTCLCEYTDHGHCGVIEGEKVLNDESLELLVKTAIAQAKAGADIIAPSNMMDGFVVAIRAGLDEAGFTEIPVMSYAVKYASAFYGPFREAAEGAPQFGDRKTYQMDPANRMEAFREAESDVQEGADFLIVKPGMPYLDIVRDIKNNFNLPVVIYNVSGEYAMIKAAAGNGWVDEKKTVLEMLVGMKRAGADLIITYHAKDACRWLKEDQ; encoded by the coding sequence ATGGAATTACAATTTTCACGTCATCGCCGTTTACGCTCAAGTGCCAATATGCGCGCGCTTGTCCGAGAAAATCACTTAAGAGCGGAGGATTTCATTTATCCTCTGTTTATTTATGAAGGTGAAAATATTCGCAATGAGGTATCATCCATGCCTGGAGTATTCCAAGTATCGATGGACAATCTTAAAGAAGAAATGGATGATATCGTCGCTCACGGGATAAAATCTGTCTTATTATTCGGGATTCCGAAGACGAAGGATGCCTGTGGTGAGCAAGCGTATCATGACCATGGTATTGTTCAAGTTGCCACACGTTATATTAAAGAAAACTATCCGGAAATAATTGTTGTTGCCGATACATGTTTGTGTGAATACACTGACCACGGCCACTGTGGTGTGATTGAAGGGGAGAAAGTCCTTAACGACGAATCGCTTGAATTGCTTGTTAAAACGGCAATTGCCCAAGCGAAAGCGGGCGCCGACATTATTGCCCCATCCAACATGATGGACGGCTTTGTGGTAGCCATTCGTGCTGGTTTGGACGAAGCCGGTTTCACAGAAATCCCTGTTATGTCTTATGCTGTTAAATATGCATCTGCCTTCTACGGTCCATTCCGTGAGGCTGCGGAAGGTGCACCGCAATTTGGCGACCGTAAAACCTATCAAATGGATCCGGCTAACCGGATGGAAGCATTTAGAGAAGCAGAATCTGATGTTCAAGAGGGTGCTGACTTTTTAATTGTAAAACCAGGTATGCCATATCTTGATATCGTCCGTGATATAAAAAATAACTTTAACCTGCCTGTTGTTATTTACAACGTAAGCGGTGAATATGCCATGATTAAAGCAGCCGCTGGGAACGGCTGGGTTGATGAGAAAAAGACCGTGCTTGAAATGCTGGTTGGTATGAAGCGTGCTGGTGCAGATTTAATTATTACCTATCATGCAAAAGATGCCTGCCGCTGGTTAAAAGAAGACCAATAA